Proteins encoded in a region of the Buteo buteo chromosome 11, bButBut1.hap1.1, whole genome shotgun sequence genome:
- the VPS72 gene encoding vacuolar protein sorting-associated protein 72 homolog encodes MSLAEGRAPRRTAGNRLSGLLEAEEEDEFYQTTYGGFTEESGDDEYRGDQSDSDDEVDSDFDIDEGEEPASDQDESEPKRRRRIVTKAYREPLKSLRPKKTDVPSGSSQKPREVKSVPLELQDDVGDSRKHMRQSTTEHTRQTFLRIQERQVQSKRKKGGPNYDRPLTQEELLEEAKITEEINLRSLENYERLEADKKKQVQKKRKCVGPVIRYWSVTMPLIPEPGKEENVDVEGLDQDPQQVEATSAPAPASAGKCSRTFISFSDDETFERFFPKAKPPRLPVREICPVTHKPAVYRDPITDIPYSNIRAFKIIREAYKKYITAHGLPSAAASATLGATAPPGPDPNVRPTRQKIIIKQSVPTT; translated from the exons ATGAGCCTGGCGGAGGGTCGCGCCCCGCGGCGCACGGCCGGTAATCGGCTCTCGGGGCTGCTGGAGgccgaggaggaggatgagTTCTACCAGACCACGTACGGCGGCTTCACCGAG GAGTCAGGTGATGACGAGTACAGGGGTGACCAGTCGGACAGCGACGACGAGGTGGACTCAGACTTTGACATCGATGAGGGCGAAGAACCCGCCAGTGACCAGGACGAAAGCGAGCCTAAGCGCCGCCGCCGCATTGTCACCAAGGCTTACCGG GAGCCCCTCAAGAGCCTTCGTCCCAAAAAGACGGACGTCCCCAGCGGCAGCTCCCAGAAGCCACGAGAGGTGAAATCCGTCCCCTTGGAGCTCCAGGATGACGTGGGAGACA GCCGGAAGCACATGCGACAGTCGACGACGGAGCACACGCGCCAAACCTTCTTGCGCATCCAGGAGCGGCAGGTCCAGTCCAAGCGTAAGAAGGGTGGCCCCAACTACGACCGGCCTCTGAcgcaggaggagctgctggaggaggccaAGATCACGGAGGAGATCAATCTCCGCTCTCTGG AGAACTACGAGCGCCTGGAAGCCGACAAGAAGAAGCAGGTCCAGAAGAAGCGGAAGTGTGTGGGGCCCGTTATCCGGTACTGGTCCGTCACCATGCCCCTCATCCCGGAGCCGGGCAAGGAGGAGAATGTAGATGTGGAAGG GTTGGACCAAGACCCGCAGCAGGTTGAAGCAACTtcagccccagctccagcttCTGCAGGGAAGTGCTCCCGCACTTTCATCTCCTTCAGTGATGACGAAACCTTCGAGCGCTTCTTCCCCAAAGCAAAACCACCGCGGCTGCCAGTGCGGGAGATCTGCCCCGTCACCCACAAACCAGCTGTTTACCGTGACCCCATCACTGACATCCCCTACTCCAACATCCGTGCTTTCAAAATCATCCGGGAGGCCTACAAGAAATACATCACAGCACATGGGCTGCCCAGCGCCGCTGCCTCTGCCACCCTGGGGGCCACCGCTCCCCCTGGCCCCGACCCCAACGTCCGTCCCACCCGCCAGAAGATCATCATCAAGCAGAGCGTCCCCACAACCTGA
- the TMOD4 gene encoding tropomodulin-4, with amino-acid sequence MTSYRQELEKYRDIDEDKILRELSAEELAQLDLELLEMDPENVLLPAGLRQRDQTQKSPTGPLDREALLQHLEKQALEAGERDDLVPFTGEKKGKPFVPKNPTREIPREEQITLEPELEEALANATEAEMCDIAAILGMYTLMSNKQYYDAICSGTISNTEGINSVVKPDTYKPVPDEPPNPTNVEETLQQIQANDGALEDVNLNNIKDIPIATLKAICEAMKTNTHVKKLSLVATRSNDPVASAVAEMLMENKTLQSLNIESNFITSTGMMNIIKAMYHNTTLSELKVDNQCQRLGDTVEMEMATMLEQCPSVVRFSYHFTQQGPRARAAIAITKNNELRRKQKKT; translated from the exons ATGACGTCCTACcggcaggagctggagaagtACCGGGACATTGATGAGGACAAGATCCTGCGGGAGCTGTCAGCTGAggagctggcacagctggacttggagctgctggagatggACCCCGAG AACGTGCTGCTGCCGGCGGGGCTGCGGCAGCGGGACCAGACGCAGAAGAGCCCGACGGGGCCGCTGGACCGGGaggccctgctgcagcacctgGAGAAGCAGGCGCTGGAGGCCGGCGAGCGCGACGACCTGGTGCCCTTCACCGGCGAGAAGAAAG GGAAGCCCTTCGTGCCCAAGAACCCAACACGGGAGATCCCGCGGGAGGAGCAGATCACGCTGGAGCCCGAGCTGGAGGAGGCGCTGGCCAACGCCACTGAAGCCGAGATGTGCGACATCGCCG CCATCCTGGGCATGTACACGCTGATGAGCAACAAACAGTACTACGATGCGATCTGCAGCGGGACCATCTCCAACACAGAGGGCATCAACA GCGTGGTGAAGCCTGACACATACAAGCCGGTGCCAGATGAGCCCCCAAATCCCACCAACGTGGAGGAGACGCTGCAGCAGATCCAGGCCAACGACGGGGCTCTGGAGGACGTCAACCTCAACAACATCAAG GACATTCCCATCGCCACGCTGAAGGCCATCTGCGAGGCCATGAAAACCAACACCCACGTCAAAAAGCTCAGCCTGGTAGCCACCCGCAGCAATGACCCTGTGGCCAGT GCTGTAGCTGAGATGCTGATGGAGAACAAGACCCTGCAGAGCCTCAACATCGAATCCAACTTCATCACCAGCACCGGCATGATGAACATCATCAAGGCCATGTACCACAACACCACCCTGAGCGAGCTCAAGGTAGACAACCAG TGCCAGCGGCTGGGCGACACGGTGGAGATGGAGATGGCcaccatgctggagcagtgccCCTCCGTCGTGCGCTTCAGCTACCACTTCACGCAGCAAGGCCCCCGCGCCCGCGCTGCCATCGCCATCACCAAAAACAACGAGCTCC gtcgcaagcagaagaaaacctaA